The following are encoded together in the Phragmites australis chromosome 19, lpPhrAust1.1, whole genome shotgun sequence genome:
- the LOC133900779 gene encoding uncharacterized protein LOC133900779, whose amino-acid sequence MDLLRLAVLVAVLALSGGGWWGRGAEASIHTYEREPFREVGNAFLLSGGSEGIVTDGADPAAPALSFIKFVNVTFWRTTEAAESHAKMAHSTGLVQAILFEAADRDNIGGSAYGGQRSICCTPDLAKLEGCKQGEVIRRPSSDDPDWPVVLDTHFSTNYLSVNLEDDQVHITKTGMYNLFFISCDPKLRGLTMSGKTIWRNPGGYLPGRMAPLMKFYVLMSLAYLLVMVVWFSQYIRFWRDILPIQNWITLVIALGLFEMTLWYFEYLNFNSSGVRPIGITTWVVTVGAIRKTVSRLLILSISMGYGVVRPTLGGLTSKVLLLGLTYFLASELLDIAENVGTINDISGKARLFLVLPDAFLDAFLILWIFTSLSRTLEKLQARRSSVKLDIYRKFTNALAVSVIASVAWIGYEVYFKATDPFSERWQSAWIITAFWDVLAFVLLVVICYLWAPSQSSQRYAYSGEAADDDDEEAQSLTKGTDGDVGMIKIDKDRNAGGSHAFSMEDETEEDKRE is encoded by the exons ATGGATCTCCTCCGCCTCGCGGTGCTCGTGGCCGTGCTCGCCCTCTCTGGCGGCGGGTGGTGGGGCCGCGGCGCGGAGGCGTCGATCCACACCTACGAACGGGAGCCCTTCCGCGAGGTGGGCAACGCGTTCCTCCTCTCCGGCGGCAGCGAAGGCATCGTCACCGACGGGGCCGACCCCGCCGCCCCCGCCTTGTCCTTCATCAA GTTTGTGAATGTTACTTTCTGGAGAACCACAGAGGCAGCAGAATCACACGCAAAAATGGCTCATAGCACAGGCCTGGTACAAGCTATTCTATTCGAAGCAGCAGACCGGGATAATATCGGGGGATCAGCATATGGTGGACAAAGGTCCATATGTTGTACCCCTGACCTTGCAAAACTAGAGGGCTGCAAGCAAGGAGAAGTAATCAGAAGGCCATCCTCCGATGATCCAGATTGGCCCGTTGTGCTAGACACACACTTCAGCACGAATTACCTTTCAGTGAACTTAGAAGATGATCAAGTGCACATTACAAAGACAGGCATGTACAACTTGTTCTTCATTTCTTGCGATCCAAAATTGAGAGGCCTTACTATGAGTGGGAAGACTATCTGGAGGAATCCTGGTGGGTATCTACCAGGAAGAATGGCACCTCTGATGAAATTTTATGTTCTCATGTCCCTGGCATATCTATTGGTCATGGTTGTTTGGTTTAGCCAGTATATAAGGTTTTGGAGGGATATATTGCCAATCCAGAATTGGATCACGCTAGTCATTGCCCTTGGTCTGTTTGAGATGACACTATGGTACTTTGAATACTTAAACTTTAACAGTAGTGGTGTACGACCAATTGGAATCACAACTTGGGTGGTCACTGTTGGAGCCATCAGAAAAACAGTTTCCCGTCTACTGATTCTTTCTATCTCAATGGGATATGGTGTTGTTCGCCCAACTTTGGGAGGTCTCACTTCCAAGGTGTTGCTCCTTGGACTTACATATTTCCTGGCATCTGAATTGCTGGACATCGCAGAAAATGTTGGAACAATTAATGATATATCAGGCAAAGCAAGGCTTTTCCTGGTCCTTCCTGATGCGTTTTTGGATGCTTTTCTCATACTTTGGATTTTCACCTCTCTTTCCCGCACTCTTGAGAAGCTACAG GCAAGGAGGAGTTCTGTGAAGTTGGATATATACAGAAAGTTTACAAATGCATTGGCAGTTTCTGTGATAGCTTCAGTTGCCTGGATTGGTTATGAG GTCTATTTCAAAGCGACAGACCCCTTTAGTGAGAGGTGGCAGAGCGCCTGGATCATAACTGCCTTCTGGGATGTCCTTGCATTTGTGTTGCTTGTTGTGATTTGTTATCTGTGGGCACCGTCCCAAAGCTCACAAAG ATATGCATATTCAGGTGAAGCTGCtgacgacgatgatgaggaaGCTCAATCTCTTACTAAGGGAACAGATGGTGATGTAGGGATGATCAAGATTGATAAGGACAGAAATGCTGGTGGTAGCCATGCTTTCAGCATGGAAGATGAGACTGAGGAGGACAAGCGGGAATAA